One window from the genome of Pieris napi chromosome 12, ilPieNapi1.2, whole genome shotgun sequence encodes:
- the LOC125054899 gene encoding zinc transporter ZIP2-like codes for MCSGFFMMYLVEELVHVYITSRENKTANTSFTRVLSIRRNNDEEEGQTQVIKTIETSQAHGHSHLAIQSDDTIVSALRGLLVVLALSIHELFEGLAVGLEASARSVWYMFGAVSAHKYIIAFCIGVELLAAGTKRWLSIVYIFTFSFVSALGIGVGILLVGGAGAASAGLYSVVLQGLACGTLVYVVFFEVWRQDRTGIMQFLCAVAGFALMVGLEAVAESFV; via the exons ATGTGTAGCGGATTCTTCATGATGTACCTCGTCGAAGAGCTAGTCCACGTCTACATTACCAGCAGAGAGAACAAGACTGCGAATACCAGTTTTACAAGAGTTTTAAGTATAAGAAGAAATAACGATGAGGAAGAGGGGCAAACACAAGTTATTAAAACGATAGAAACTTCCCAAGCACATGGTCACAGCCATTTAGCCATTCAATCTGATGATACAATTGTGTCAGCGCTTAGAGGACTTCTAGTCGTGTTGGCTCTGTCTATTCATGAGCTGTTCGAGGGTCTTGCTGTTGGTTTGGAGGCGTCAGCAAGAAGTGTCTG GTACATGTTTGGTGCAGTATCAGctcataaatacataatagcGTTCTGCATTGGAGTTGAACTTCTCGCTGCCGGCACCAAGCGGTGGCTGTCTATCGTCTACATCTTCACATTCTCCTTTGTCTCTGCTCTTGGTATTGGAGTGGGCATACTTTTGGTGGGAGGAGCCGGGGCTGCGTCAGCTGGATTATACTCAGTTGTTTTACAG GGTTTGGCCTGCGGTACGCTAGTGTATGTGGTTTTCTTTGAGGTATGGAGACAAGACCGTACTGGAATCATGCAGTTCCTATGCGCAGTCGCAGGTTTCGCGCTTATGGTCGGTTTAGAAGCCGTCGCTGAATCAT
- the LOC125054294 gene encoding synaptosomal-associated protein 25 isoform X4 — translation MPAATPPAENGAPRSELEQLQLRAGEVTDESLESTRRMMQLCEESHEVGMKTLVMLDEQGEQLDRIEEGMDQINADMREAEKNLSGMEKCCGICVLPCNKGASFKEDDGTWKGNDDGKVVNNQPQRVMDERNGIGPQAGYIGRITNDAREDEMEENMGQVNTMIGNLRNMAIDMGSELENQNRQIDRINRKGDSNETRIKVANQRAHELLK, via the exons ATGCCTGCAGCCACACCACCAGCCGAAAATGGCGCGCCGCGCAGCGAGTTGGAACAACTCCAATTACGAGCCGGCGAAGTTACTGATGAG TCACTGGAATCAACTCGGCGTATGATGCAACTATGCGAGGAG AGTCACGAGGTGGGCATGAAAACCCTGGTCATGCTGGATGAACAGGGCG AGCAATTGGATAGAATTGAGGAGGGGATGGATCAGATAAATGCAGATATGCGTGAGGCCGAGAAGAATCTGTCTGGAATGGAGAAGTGCTGTGGTATCTGCGTGTTGCCTTGTAACAA GGGAGCATCTTTCAAGGAAGATGACGGTACATGGAAGGGCAACGATGACGGTAAGGTAGTCAACAACCAGCCGCAACGGGTGATGGATGAGCGCAATGGCATTGGACCGCAAGCTGGATACATTGGCag GATAACAAATGACGCTCGCGAAGATGAGATGGAAGAGAACATGGGTCAAGTGAATACTATGATCGGTAACTTGCGTAACATGGCCATTGACATGGGCTCTGAACTTGAGAACCAGAACAGGCAGATCGACCGTATCAACCGCAAG GGTGATTCGAATGAAACAAGAATAAAGGTCGCCAACCAGCGCGCACACGAGCTCCTCAAGTAA
- the LOC125054294 gene encoding synaptosomal-associated protein 25 isoform X2 codes for MPAATPPAENGAPRSELEQLQLRAGEVTDESLESTRRMMQLCEESHEVGMKTLVMLDEQGEQLDRIEEGMDQINADMREAEKNLSGMEKCCGICVLPCNKGASFKEDDGTWKGNDDGKVVNNQPQRVMDERNGIGPQAGYIGRITNDAREDEMEENMGQVNTMIGNLRNMAIDMGSELENQNRQIDRINRKGESNETRIAVANQRANKLLKS; via the exons ATGCCTGCAGCCACACCACCAGCCGAAAATGGCGCGCCGCGCAGCGAGTTGGAACAACTCCAATTACGAGCCGGCGAAGTTACTGATGAG TCACTGGAATCAACTCGGCGTATGATGCAACTATGCGAGGAG AGTCACGAGGTGGGCATGAAAACCCTGGTCATGCTGGATGAACAGGGCG AGCAATTGGATAGAATTGAGGAGGGGATGGATCAGATAAATGCAGATATGCGTGAGGCCGAGAAGAATCTGTCTGGAATGGAGAAGTGCTGTGGTATCTGCGTGTTGCCTTGTAACAA GGGAGCATCTTTCAAGGAAGATGACGGTACATGGAAGGGCAACGATGACGGTAAGGTAGTCAACAACCAGCCGCAACGGGTGATGGATGAGCGCAATGGCATTGGACCGCAAGCTGGATACATTGGCag GATAACAAATGACGCTCGCGAAGATGAGATGGAAGAGAACATGGGTCAAGTGAATACTATGATCGGTAACTTGCGTAACATGGCCATTGACATGGGCTCTGAACTTGAGAACCAGAACAGGCAGATCGACCGTATCAACCGCAAG
- the LOC125054294 gene encoding synaptosomal-associated protein 25 isoform X3 — protein sequence MPAATPPAENGAPRSELEQLQLRAGEVTDESLESTRRMMQLCEESKEAGIRTLVALDDQGEQLDRIEEGMDQINADMREAEKNLSGMEKCCGICVLPCNKGASFKEDDGTWKGNDDGKVVNNQPQRVMDERNGIGPQAGYIGRITNDAREDEMEENMGQVNTMIGNLRNMAIDMGSELENQNRQIDRINRKGDSNETRIKVANQRAHELLK from the exons ATGCCTGCAGCCACACCACCAGCCGAAAATGGCGCGCCGCGCAGCGAGTTGGAACAACTCCAATTACGAGCCGGCGAAGTTACTGATGAG TCACTGGAATCAACTCGGCGTATGATGCAACTATGCGAGGAG AGCAAGGAGGCCGGCATACGAACTCTGGTCGCTCTAGATGACCAGGGAG AGCAATTGGATAGAATTGAGGAGGGGATGGATCAGATAAATGCAGATATGCGTGAGGCCGAGAAGAATCTGTCTGGAATGGAGAAGTGCTGTGGTATCTGCGTGTTGCCTTGTAACAA GGGAGCATCTTTCAAGGAAGATGACGGTACATGGAAGGGCAACGATGACGGTAAGGTAGTCAACAACCAGCCGCAACGGGTGATGGATGAGCGCAATGGCATTGGACCGCAAGCTGGATACATTGGCag GATAACAAATGACGCTCGCGAAGATGAGATGGAAGAGAACATGGGTCAAGTGAATACTATGATCGGTAACTTGCGTAACATGGCCATTGACATGGGCTCTGAACTTGAGAACCAGAACAGGCAGATCGACCGTATCAACCGCAAG GGTGATTCGAATGAAACAAGAATAAAGGTCGCCAACCAGCGCGCACACGAGCTCCTCAAGTAA
- the LOC125054294 gene encoding synaptosomal-associated protein 25 isoform X1: MPAATPPAENGAPRSELEQLQLRAGEVTDESLESTRRMMQLCEESKEAGIRTLVALDDQGEQLDRIEEGMDQINADMREAEKNLSGMEKCCGICVLPCNKGASFKEDDGTWKGNDDGKVVNNQPQRVMDERNGIGPQAGYIGRITNDAREDEMEENMGQVNTMIGNLRNMAIDMGSELENQNRQIDRINRKGESNETRIAVANQRANKLLKS, encoded by the exons ATGCCTGCAGCCACACCACCAGCCGAAAATGGCGCGCCGCGCAGCGAGTTGGAACAACTCCAATTACGAGCCGGCGAAGTTACTGATGAG TCACTGGAATCAACTCGGCGTATGATGCAACTATGCGAGGAG AGCAAGGAGGCCGGCATACGAACTCTGGTCGCTCTAGATGACCAGGGAG AGCAATTGGATAGAATTGAGGAGGGGATGGATCAGATAAATGCAGATATGCGTGAGGCCGAGAAGAATCTGTCTGGAATGGAGAAGTGCTGTGGTATCTGCGTGTTGCCTTGTAACAA GGGAGCATCTTTCAAGGAAGATGACGGTACATGGAAGGGCAACGATGACGGTAAGGTAGTCAACAACCAGCCGCAACGGGTGATGGATGAGCGCAATGGCATTGGACCGCAAGCTGGATACATTGGCag GATAACAAATGACGCTCGCGAAGATGAGATGGAAGAGAACATGGGTCAAGTGAATACTATGATCGGTAACTTGCGTAACATGGCCATTGACATGGGCTCTGAACTTGAGAACCAGAACAGGCAGATCGACCGTATCAACCGCAAG